The following proteins are co-located in the Plasmodium brasilianum strain Bolivian I chromosome 11, whole genome shotgun sequence genome:
- a CDS encoding hypothetical protein (conserved Plasmodium protein), with translation MLLLPLIIYLMINLEKYSICCAKKKYIYILNIGKYTTIKTFYTIETALIRMRKQFTLVKNEKCLLLDKKTPDKLNEYKVDTKKKIFFHNLFNYSLVDMLTILKLLLQMEKIVLYKHSNNISVKIKDTKKKNIDYKSLIFDYTLFFKEYLLRNKHEKDMLFKMHDYFDLYNRGKLKDKTTKRRQCSNPIFSHNISSSAPNKKVYLSNKNNASFTHDIKKKKTCSIKFILKRIIKKLGICIKDKCYINNVKGKELIFKFYVNNKKFYIFSFYKKIKGIYHLYRNILYVKGNNNINKEIAIINLILLNRRYYDRKKNSHIVNSLYIKYYIKYDVNKLFHIPDELIKNSRKTLEVNNFIYLSQVGKCFDEKTDGSDFCLSKNVVNLDESANKNTIKKSIHRHTHNNNIRIKLIKIYFNGKLFVSMPIVLIYNVIKNVFFMNNFFYFDVMNINLTNLYALKDIYFNNKLFFQNNNFIYLNNQNIILNSDELKVDLNYILLFYFLYFNKKENLRVPEQINPNFYFYFYSLLRNKDKENSKRIKKIVYREDKNILNFVF, from the coding sequence ATGCTATTATTACCGCTAATCATCTATTTGATGattaatttagaaaaatattccaTTTGCTGTGCTAAAaagaagtatatatatattttaaacatcGGTAAATATACTACTATTAAAACGTTTTATACTATAGAAACAGCTTTAATAAGAATGAGGAAACAATTTACTCTagtaaaaaatgagaaatgcTTATTATTAGACAAGAAGACACCAGATAAATTGAATGAATATAAGGTagataccaaaaaaaaaattttttttcataatttatttaattatagtTTAGTAGATATGCTAACTATTCTTAAGTTACTACTACAGATGGAGAAAATTGTTTTGTACAAACATAGTAACAACATATCCGTTAAAATAAAggatacgaaaaaaaaaaatattgattataaaagtttaatttttgattacacattattttttaaggaaTATTTATTACGAAATAAGCATGAAAAGGATATGTTATTTAAGATGCACGATTATTTTGACCTGTATAATAGgggaaaattaaaagataaaacaaCGAAACGAAGACAATGTAGTAACCCAATTTTTAGCCATAATATTAGTAGCAGTGCcccaaataaaaaagtatatttgagtaataaaaataatgcaagCTTTACACATgatataaagaagaaaaaaacatgttcaattaaattcattttaaaaaggattattaaaaaattaggaaTTTGCATTAAGGAcaaatgttatataaataatgtaaaggGTAAAGAgcttatatttaaattttatgtaaataataaaaagttttacattttttctttttataagaaGATAAAAGGAATTTATCACTTATACAGGAATATTCTGTATGTGAAagggaataataatattaataaagaaattgCCATAATAAATCTTATATTACTTAATAGAAGGTACTATGatcgtaaaaaaaattctcatATCGTTAACTctctttatataaaatattatattaaatatgacGTCAATAAACTGTTTCATATACCAGAtgagttaataaaaaatagtaggAAAACGTTGGAGGTGAACAATTTCATTTACCTATCACAAGTTGGGAAATGCTTTGATGAAAAAACTGATGGAAGTGATTTTTGtttaagtaaaaatgtgGTCAATTTAGATGAGTCggctaataaaaatactataaaaaagAGTATACATAGACATACacataataacaatatacGTATTAagcttataaaaatatatttcaatggGAAATTGTTTGTGTCAATGCCCATTGTCCTAATCTAcaatgtaattaaaaatgtcttttttatgaataatttcttttattttgatgttatgaatattaacctaacaaatttatatgctcttaaagatatttattttaataataaattattttttcaaaataacaattttatttatttaaataaccAAAATATTATCTTAAATAGTGATGAGCTAAAGGTAGacttaaattatattcttctcttttattttttgtattttaataagaAAGAAAACTTACGTGTGCCAGAACAAATAAAcccaaatttttatttttatttttattcattgtTAAGAAATAAAGACAAGGAAAATTccaaaagaataaaaaaaattgtatatagagaagacaaaaatatacttaattttgttttctga
- a CDS encoding DNA methyltransferase 1-associated protein 1 — protein MSHIYDMLGISIDKIKNKKKQKEKKSKKELNFLKENDNLFSLPTSSKTINLNNKNVSVWRLVKFRNKCRYDDLILKKWKKIGYKNEKKSFDENDIEDDYTFERFNKKINIIKYNDEFYNKEIQNMNLKWTKEETDYLFNLCEKYECHFIIIHDVYDKKYMRSIEEIKDRFYSVSKKVIEDIFDQKIKLEESKKIKNNSDVLKLKEGKAKHPLVKFTYNMEADIERKNLIHKTYTVSKKNIMLEEMTIENIKKFENKIKHELKKASDMKKLKKKFELTSDEIVPINKLPDDDREDKHIYSARYFFQKLKIDISYFDKLDTYLKENNIEKPTIYTENICFLYGVLRTDVAILLNVRKKIEKLKQEREYWKNQLNILEEEYLKKKNEL, from the exons ATGAgtcatatatatgatatgcTCGGTATTAGTATtgacaaaataaagaataaaaaaaaacagaaagaaaaaaaaagcaaaaaagaattaaattttttaaaagaaaacgaCAATCTGTTTTCGCTTCCAACCTCGTCTAAAACTATAAAC TTAAACAACAAAAATGTTAGTGTATGGAGACTAGTTAAATTTAGGAATAAGTGTAGGTATGATGacttaatattaaaaaaatggaaaaagattggctataaaaatgaaaaaaaatcgTTTGATGAGAATGATATAGAGGATGATTATACCTTTGaaagatttaataaaaaaataaatataataaaatataatgatgaattttataacaaagaaatacaaaatatgaatttaaaatGGACCAAGGAAGAGACTGATTAtctatttaatttatgtgaaaaatatgaatgtcatttcattattatacatgatgtatatgataaaaaatatatgagaagcattgaagaaataaaagacaGATTTTATAGCGTATCTAAGAAAGTTATTGAAGATATATTtgatcaaaaaattaaactagAGGAatcgaaaaaaataaaaaataatagtgatgtactaaaattaaaagaaggaAAGGCAAAACACCCACTAGTAAAATTTACGTACAATATGGAAGCAGatatagaaagaaaaaatttaattcacAAAACATACACAGtgtctaaaaaaaatataatgttagAAGAGATGAccattgaaaatattaagaaatttgaaaacaaaattaaacatGAACTGAAAAAAGCTTCAGATatgaaaaaactaaaaaagaaatttgaGCTGACCAGTGATGAAATTGTGCCg ATCAACAAGTTACCCGATGATGATAGAGAAGATAAACACATTTACAGCGCAAgatattttttccaaaaacttaaaatagatatatcttattttgataaattaGATAcctatttaaaagaaaacaatatAGAGAAACCAACAATTTACACGGAAAATATTTGCTTTTTATATGG CGTATTAAGAACTGATGTGGCTATACTGCTGAACGTGCGGAAAAAGATTGAAAAATTGAAACAA gAACGAGAGTACTGGAAAAATCAATTAAACATTTTAGAagaagaatatttaaaaaaaaagaatgaattaTGA